The following proteins are co-located in the Tripterygium wilfordii isolate XIE 37 chromosome 2, ASM1340144v1, whole genome shotgun sequence genome:
- the LOC120012081 gene encoding uncharacterized protein LOC120012081 isoform X2, whose amino-acid sequence MDYSLAALKVVCAQLKDAHDVPSQNALTLGGILFQRAWLQGILVSNSGDGRFLLDDGTGVIELHLSGDFRSREWDVGCTCFFLLSSTFLVRLLVRLLGLYVMVVGGYFLRKGDTPMVKDEIQFLTPTSTCHRILRMGSTRRRSIFPKCQDYETQI is encoded by the exons atggattaCAGTTTAGCGGCGTTGAAGGTAGTTTGTGCCCAACTCAAAGACGCCCACGATGTTCCTTCTCAAAACGCGTTGACTCTCGGAGGCATTCTCTTCCAACGAGCATGGTTGCAG GGCATTTTGGTCTCGAACTCCGGAGATGGTCGATTTCTCCTCGACGACGGCACCGGCGTCATTGAACTCCACCTCTCGGGCGACTTCCGCTCCCGCGAATGGGATGTAGGTTGTAcatgtttctttcttctttcatcGACCTTTTTAGTGCGCCTATTAGTGCGGCTCCTTG GACTGTATGTGATGGTGGTTGGAGGATATTTTCTTCGTAAGGGAGACACGCCCATGGTCAAG GATGAGATCCAATTTCTAACTCCAACCTCCACCTGCCACCGAATTTTGAGAATGGGAAGCACCAGGCGCAGATCAATCTTCCCAAAGTGTCAAGACTATGAAACTCAAATTTGA
- the LOC120012081 gene encoding uncharacterized protein LOC120012081 isoform X4, which produces MDYSLAALKVVCAQLKDAHDVPSQNALTLGGILFQRAWLQGILVSNSGDGRFLLDDGTGVIELHLSGDFRSREWDVGLYVMVVGGYFLRKGDTPMVKDEIQFLTPTSTCHRILRMGSTRRRSIFPKCQDYETQI; this is translated from the exons atggattaCAGTTTAGCGGCGTTGAAGGTAGTTTGTGCCCAACTCAAAGACGCCCACGATGTTCCTTCTCAAAACGCGTTGACTCTCGGAGGCATTCTCTTCCAACGAGCATGGTTGCAG GGCATTTTGGTCTCGAACTCCGGAGATGGTCGATTTCTCCTCGACGACGGCACCGGCGTCATTGAACTCCACCTCTCGGGCGACTTCCGCTCCCGCGAATGGGATGTAG GACTGTATGTGATGGTGGTTGGAGGATATTTTCTTCGTAAGGGAGACACGCCCATGGTCAAG GATGAGATCCAATTTCTAACTCCAACCTCCACCTGCCACCGAATTTTGAGAATGGGAAGCACCAGGCGCAGATCAATCTTCCCAAAGTGTCAAGACTATGAAACTCAAATTTGA
- the LOC120012081 gene encoding uncharacterized protein LOC120012081 isoform X3: MDYSLAALKVVCAQLKDAHDVPSQNALTLGGILFQRAWLQGILVSNSGDGRFLLDDGTGVIELHLSGDFRSREWDVGLYVMVVGGYFLRKGDTPMVKVHKIVDLSPFPDREAMWYLEVIEAYKLFYQPLIEEFV, translated from the exons atggattaCAGTTTAGCGGCGTTGAAGGTAGTTTGTGCCCAACTCAAAGACGCCCACGATGTTCCTTCTCAAAACGCGTTGACTCTCGGAGGCATTCTCTTCCAACGAGCATGGTTGCAG GGCATTTTGGTCTCGAACTCCGGAGATGGTCGATTTCTCCTCGACGACGGCACCGGCGTCATTGAACTCCACCTCTCGGGCGACTTCCGCTCCCGCGAATGGGATGTAG GACTGTATGTGATGGTGGTTGGAGGATATTTTCTTCGTAAGGGAGACACGCCCATGGTCAAG GTTCACAAGATAGTTGATCTCTCACCATTTCCAGATCGAGAAGCAATGTGGTATCTTGAAGTTATTGAAGCATACAAACTGTTCTACCAACCTTTAATTGAAGAATTTGTATAG
- the LOC120012081 gene encoding uncharacterized protein LOC120012081 isoform X1, with the protein MDYSLAALKVVCAQLKDAHDVPSQNALTLGGILFQRAWLQGILVSNSGDGRFLLDDGTGVIELHLSGDFRSREWDVGCTCFFLLSSTFLVRLLVRLLGLYVMVVGGYFLRKGDTPMVKVHKIVDLSPFPDREAMWYLEVIEAYKLFYQPLIEEFV; encoded by the exons atggattaCAGTTTAGCGGCGTTGAAGGTAGTTTGTGCCCAACTCAAAGACGCCCACGATGTTCCTTCTCAAAACGCGTTGACTCTCGGAGGCATTCTCTTCCAACGAGCATGGTTGCAG GGCATTTTGGTCTCGAACTCCGGAGATGGTCGATTTCTCCTCGACGACGGCACCGGCGTCATTGAACTCCACCTCTCGGGCGACTTCCGCTCCCGCGAATGGGATGTAGGTTGTAcatgtttctttcttctttcatcGACCTTTTTAGTGCGCCTATTAGTGCGGCTCCTTG GACTGTATGTGATGGTGGTTGGAGGATATTTTCTTCGTAAGGGAGACACGCCCATGGTCAAG GTTCACAAGATAGTTGATCTCTCACCATTTCCAGATCGAGAAGCAATGTGGTATCTTGAAGTTATTGAAGCATACAAACTGTTCTACCAACCTTTAATTGAAGAATTTGTATAG
- the LOC120012103 gene encoding GDSL esterase/lipase At5g22810 codes for MKTLGMLCSFMAMIVLLLAIADGQPLVPAFIVFGDSVVDVGNNNHLYTIIKANFPPYGRDFANHRPTGRFCNGKLASDFTAENLGFTSYPPAYLSKKARGKDLLIGANFASAASGYYDGTAKLYHSISLSQQLQYYKEYQNKLSGIAGQSNASSIISGAIYLVSSGSSDFLQNYNINPLLYKAYTPDQFSDILIQSYAEFIQNLYGLGARRIGVTTLPPLGCLPAAITLSGHGSNECVPKFNDVAVSFNDKVNVTSQSLQKKLSGLNLVVFDIYQPLYDLVTKPADNGFAEARRACCGTGMIETAVLCNQKSIGTCANASEYVFWDGFHPSEAANKILADNLLTSGISLIS; via the exons atgaaaactctGGGTATGTTGTGTTCTTTCATGGCTATGATAGTTCTCTTGCTGGCTATTGCTGATGGTCAGCCACTAGTTCCTGCATTTATAGTATTTGGGGACTCAGTTGTTGATGTAGGCAATAACAACCACCTCTACACCATTATTAAAGCTAACTTTCCTCCTTATGGAAGAGATTTTGCCAATCACAGACCAACTGGAAGGTTTTGTAATGGAAAACTTGCCTCAGACTTCACTG CTGAAAACTTAGGCTTCACTTCCTATCCTCCAGCCTATCTTAGCAAAAAAGCCAGAGGAAAGGATCTCTTGATTGGTGCCAATTTTGCCTCAGCTGCTTCTGGTTATTATGATGGAACAGCAAAGCTATAT CATTCAATCTCTTTGAGTCAACAGCTGCAATACTACAAGGAGTATCAGAACAAATTGTCAGGAATTGCAGGGCAATCCAACGCTTCATCGATAATATCAGGTGCAATCTATCTTGTTAGTTCTGGAAGCAGTGATTTTCTTCAAAACTACAACATAAATCCTCTGCTTTACAAGGCCTACACCCCTGACCAATTCTCAGACATTCTCATTCAATCTTATGCAGAATTCATCCAG AATTTGTATGGTTTGGGGGCAAGGAGAATTGGAGTAACAACACTGCCACCACTTGGGTGCCTACCAGCAGCTATTACATTATCTGGTCATGGTAGCAACGAATGTGTACCGAAATTCAACGATGTTGCTGTTTCATTCAATGACAAAGTCAATGTGACCTCTCAAAGCCTGCAAAAGAAGCTTTCTGGCCTCAATTTGGTTGTCTTTGATATCTACCAACCTCTCTATGACCTTGTGACAAAACCTGCTGACAATG GGTTTGCGGAGGCAAGAAGGGCTTGTTGTGGAACAGGAATGATAGAGACAGCTGTACTGTGCAACCAAAAGTCAATTGGAACTTGTGCAAATGCATCTGAGTATGTGTTTTGGGATGGTTTTCATCCATCGGAAGCAGCAAACAAAATTTTAGCAGATAACTTGCTCACCAGCGGGATCTCTCTCATCTCCTGA
- the LOC120005573 gene encoding UDP-D-apiose/UDP-D-xylose synthase 2-like, giving the protein MATERFDLDGRPIKPMTICMIGAGGFIGSHLCEKILNETPHKILALDVYNDKIKHLLDPESLPWGDRIQFHRINIKHDSRLEGLIKMSDLIINLAAICTPADYNTRPLDTIYSNFIDALPVVKYCSENGKRLIHFSTCEVYGKTIGSFLPKDSPLRQDPAYYALKEDVSPCIFGSIEKQRWSYACAKQLIERLIYAEGAENGLEFTIVRPFNWIGPRMDFIPGIDGPNEGVPRVLACFSNNLLRREPLKLVDGGQSQRTFVYIKDAIEAVLLMIENPARANGHIFNVGNPHNEVTVRQLAEMMTEVYANVSGESALEIPTVDVSSREFYGEGYDDSDKRIPDMTIINRQLGWNPKTSLWDLLESTLTYQHRTYAEAVKKAVAKPTSS; this is encoded by the exons ATGGCGACTGAGAGGTTCGATCTGGACGGGAGGCCAATAAAGCCGATGACGATATGCATGATCGGTGCCGGAGGGTTCATAGGGTCGCACTTGTGCGAGAAGATTCTGAATGAGACGCCTCACAAGATCCTTGCTCTTGATGTCTATAACGACAAGATCAAGCACCTCCTCGACCCGGAGTCCCTCCCTTGGGGTGATCGTATCCAATTCCACCGGATAAACATCAAGCACGATTCCCGCCTTGAAGGCCTCATCAAGATGTCAGATCTG ATTATAAACCTGGCAGCGATCTGTACACCGGCAGATTACAATACACGTCCGCTGGACACAATTTACAGTAATTTCATTGATGCGCTTCCAGTG GTCAAGTACTGTTCGGAGAACGGTAAGCGTCTGATTCACTTTTCTACTTGCGAAGTGTATGGAAAAACCATTGGTAGCTTTCTCCCCAAAGATAGTCCACTGCGTCAG GATCCTGCTTACTACGCCCTTAAAGAAGATGTTTCCCCCTGCATTTTTGGTTCCATAGAAAAACAGAGGTGGTCCTATGCATGTGCAAAGCAGTTGATTGAGAGGCTGATTTATG CTGAGGGTGCGGAGAATGGCCTCGAGTTCACAATTGTGAGACCATTCAACTGGATTGGTCCCAGGATGGATTTCATCCCTGGCATTGACGGTCCGAATGAGGGTGTTCCCAGGGTTCTAGCTTGCTTTAGTAAT AATCTGCTACGCCGAGAACCACTCAAGCTTGTGGACGGTGGCCAATCCCAGAGAACTTTTGTATACATAAAGGATGCTATTGAGGCTGTGTTGTTGATGATT GAAAATCCTGCCAGGGCTAATGGTCATATATTTAATGTGGGCAACCCTCACAACGAAGTTACTGTTAGGCAGCTTGCTGAAATGATGACGGAG GTTTATGCTAATGTGAGTGGAGAATCTGCTCTGGAAATACCAACTGTTGATGTAAGCTCCAGAGAATTTTATGGTGAGGGATATGATGATAGCGACAAGAGAATTCCAGACATGACCATTATCAACAGACAACTTG GTTGGAATCCTAAGACATCACTCTGGGATTTACTTGAATCAACCCTCACCTATCAACACAGAACATATGCAGAGGCGGTTAAGAAGGCTGTGGCAAAACCAACTTCGAGCTGA